The Streptomyces spororaveus genome includes a region encoding these proteins:
- a CDS encoding 30S ribosomal protein bS22: MGSVIKKRRKRMAKKKHRKLLKRTRVQRRNKK, encoded by the coding sequence GTGGGCTCTGTTATCAAGAAGCGGCGCAAGCGGATGGCTAAGAAGAAGCACCGCAAGCTGCTCAAGCGCACCCGCGTCCAGCGCCGTAACAAGAAGTAA
- a CDS encoding helix-turn-helix domain-containing protein, with translation MAAGERPLSEVQFLTVAEVASVMRVSKMTVYRLVHNGHLPAIRVGRSFRVPENAVHEYLRESYVGVESA, from the coding sequence ATGGCTGCTGGCGAGAGGCCTCTCAGTGAGGTTCAGTTCCTGACCGTGGCGGAGGTCGCCTCGGTGATGCGAGTGTCGAAGATGACCGTGTACCGGCTGGTGCACAACGGTCATCTGCCCGCAATCCGGGTGGGCCGGTCCTTCCGGGTCCCCGAGAACGCGGTCCACGAGTACCTCCGAGAGTCCTATGTGGGGGTGGAGTCGGCCTGA
- a CDS encoding phosphatase: MLSTGALRAHLLAARLAGPVATSREESLRSYRLFAARDPRVMLGLDPEWAWGEGDLLRLMADKCGVSADPAHVSGPDVIDPERTVAALEAFAGRLCEAARARSPVLFGTGHPHRLLGFYAGLAEALSAAGCVVLTPAQGVCVDMATRFGVRTHRIEYVRGVALVREPGVRVPGSATGVHTHSPLPVRMALGVLAEAGGPLPELVVGDHGWVCGAGQLGVEAIGLADTDDPALFVGEAEGRVSVAVPLDDAVRADYYRPLAHYVLGRARLTGRQEWP, translated from the coding sequence GTGTTGAGCACCGGCGCGCTGCGTGCGCATCTGCTGGCCGCCCGGTTGGCCGGGCCCGTCGCCACCTCCCGGGAGGAGAGCCTGCGCAGTTACCGGCTGTTCGCGGCGCGGGATCCGCGGGTGATGCTGGGGCTGGATCCGGAGTGGGCGTGGGGCGAGGGTGATCTGCTGAGGCTGATGGCGGACAAGTGCGGGGTGTCGGCGGATCCGGCGCACGTCAGCGGGCCGGACGTGATCGATCCGGAGCGGACGGTGGCCGCGCTGGAGGCCTTCGCGGGGCGGCTGTGCGAGGCGGCGCGGGCGCGGTCGCCGGTGTTGTTCGGGACGGGCCATCCGCATCGGCTCCTGGGCTTCTACGCCGGTTTGGCGGAGGCGTTGTCGGCGGCGGGATGTGTTGTCCTCACCCCGGCGCAGGGGGTCTGTGTCGACATGGCGACGCGGTTCGGCGTACGCACACACCGCATCGAATACGTACGGGGGGTCGCACTGGTGCGGGAACCCGGCGTGCGGGTACCGGGGAGTGCGACCGGCGTGCACACCCATTCGCCGCTGCCGGTCCGGATGGCGCTGGGGGTCCTCGCGGAGGCCGGCGGGCCGCTGCCGGAGCTGGTGGTGGGGGACCACGGGTGGGTCTGCGGTGCAGGTCAGCTAGGTGTGGAGGCCATCGGGTTGGCGGATACGGATGATCCCGCGCTGTTCGTCGGCGAGGCCGAGGGGCGGGTCTCGGTGGCCGTTCCGCTGGATGACGCGGTGCGGGCGGACTACTACCGACCGCTCGCCCACTACGTGCTCGGCCGCGCGCGTCTGACGGGGCGGCAGGAGTGGCCGTAG
- a CDS encoding acetoin utilization protein AcuC translates to MWDEAVTRYDFGPSHPMDPVRLALTMGLVRAFGLDRAMEVRAAPAAGDSTLRLVHREDYVDAVREVSADPGVADGSYGLGTVDDPAFHGMHEASALIAGQSVAGAEALWHGEAEHAVNFAGGLHHAMPGGAAGFCVYNDASLAIARLLELGAERVAYVDVDVHHGDGVQAAFWDDPRVLTVSMHEHPRTLFPQTGWPEETGGPGAEGSAVNIALPAGTGDEGWLRAFHAVVPELLADFRPQFLVTQHGADTHFEDPLAHLAVSLDAQRTVQEACHRLAHEYADGRWLALGGGGYAVVDVVPRSWTHLVGIAAHRPVDPGTAVPASWRDEVYARTRQLAPARMTDGRSPSWPDWDAGYDPADRTDQAVLATRRAVFPLRGMLT, encoded by the coding sequence ATGTGGGACGAGGCGGTAACGAGGTATGACTTCGGACCGAGCCATCCGATGGACCCGGTGCGCCTGGCGCTGACCATGGGCCTGGTGCGTGCCTTCGGGCTGGACCGGGCGATGGAGGTACGGGCGGCGCCCGCGGCCGGGGATTCGACGCTGCGGCTGGTCCACCGGGAGGACTACGTCGACGCGGTGCGCGAGGTGTCCGCCGACCCGGGCGTCGCGGACGGTTCGTACGGGCTGGGGACCGTGGACGATCCGGCGTTCCACGGGATGCACGAGGCGTCCGCGCTGATCGCCGGGCAGTCCGTGGCGGGCGCGGAGGCGCTCTGGCACGGTGAGGCCGAGCACGCCGTGAACTTCGCCGGCGGGCTGCACCACGCGATGCCGGGCGGGGCGGCCGGCTTCTGCGTCTACAACGACGCCTCGCTGGCCATCGCGCGGCTGCTGGAGCTGGGGGCGGAGCGGGTCGCGTACGTGGATGTGGACGTGCATCACGGGGACGGCGTGCAGGCGGCCTTCTGGGACGACCCGCGGGTGCTGACCGTCTCGATGCACGAGCATCCGCGGACGCTGTTCCCGCAGACCGGCTGGCCCGAGGAGACCGGCGGTCCGGGGGCGGAGGGGTCGGCGGTGAACATCGCGCTGCCCGCCGGGACCGGGGACGAGGGCTGGCTGCGGGCCTTCCACGCGGTCGTGCCGGAGCTGCTGGCTGACTTCCGGCCGCAGTTCCTGGTGACCCAGCACGGGGCCGATACGCACTTCGAGGACCCACTGGCGCACCTGGCGGTCTCGCTGGACGCCCAGCGGACCGTCCAGGAGGCCTGTCACCGGCTCGCGCACGAGTACGCGGACGGTCGGTGGCTGGCGCTGGGCGGGGGCGGGTACGCGGTGGTGGACGTCGTTCCGCGGTCGTGGACGCATCTCGTGGGGATCGCCGCGCACCGGCCGGTGGATCCGGGGACGGCGGTACCGGCCTCGTGGCGGGACGAGGTGTACGCGCGGACGCGGCAGTTGGCGCCGGCCCGGATGACGGACGGGCGGAGCCCGTCGTGGCCGGATTGGGACGCGGGCTACGACCCGGCGGACCGTACGGATCAGGCCGTTCTGGCCACGCGCCGGGCGGTGTTCCCGCTGCGCGGCATGCTGACCTGA
- a CDS encoding MFS transporter: MTDDVRLRRGRGALGFSFFVQGVAFALLVTRIPAIQDRYGISDGLLPAFLAAVPVLAGASSVATEHLVKRVAPSAVLRWAQPLVLLSLLGVGAGGQMWHVAVALGAFGLSVGALDASMNMLGVSLQRAYGRSIMLGFHAAYSLGGILGASAAWAGAHWELNLFVSYLPAVVVLLPVAFLGSRRYVDGTAGQAEDGGKGLGAGGFKLLLPLCLVMACAYIGDSTVANWSAKYLQDVLGSSEQMATVPYNVYMVTTLVGRAVGDLGVRRFGAAAVVRAGTLVAAAGFAVVAAAQGAWTGMLGFTLLGIGLCVIVPQTFAAAGRLFPGASDTAVARLNIFNYVGFLIGSPLVGAVGDAWSYRGAMLVPMALVLVTLFQARSFGSEGARYGVRHERRAGDRAVDVGRGGNEV; the protein is encoded by the coding sequence ATGACGGATGATGTGCGGCTGCGGCGCGGCCGCGGCGCTCTGGGGTTCAGTTTCTTCGTGCAAGGCGTCGCCTTCGCGCTGCTCGTGACGCGGATCCCGGCCATCCAGGACCGGTACGGGATATCCGACGGCCTGCTGCCCGCCTTCCTCGCGGCCGTGCCGGTCCTCGCGGGGGCGTCGAGCGTGGCCACCGAGCACCTGGTGAAGCGGGTGGCGCCCAGTGCCGTACTGCGGTGGGCGCAGCCGCTGGTGCTGCTGTCCCTGCTGGGCGTCGGAGCCGGTGGCCAGATGTGGCACGTGGCGGTGGCGCTGGGGGCGTTCGGGCTGTCCGTGGGTGCGCTGGACGCCTCGATGAACATGCTCGGGGTCAGCCTGCAGCGGGCGTACGGGCGGAGCATCATGCTCGGCTTCCACGCCGCCTACAGCCTCGGCGGGATTCTCGGGGCCTCGGCCGCGTGGGCGGGCGCCCACTGGGAGCTGAACCTCTTCGTCAGTTATCTGCCGGCCGTGGTCGTGCTGCTGCCGGTGGCCTTCCTGGGGAGCAGGCGCTACGTCGACGGGACGGCGGGGCAGGCGGAGGACGGCGGGAAGGGTCTGGGGGCCGGCGGGTTCAAGCTGCTGCTGCCGCTCTGCCTGGTGATGGCGTGCGCGTACATCGGGGACTCCACGGTGGCGAACTGGAGTGCCAAGTACCTGCAGGACGTGCTCGGGAGTTCGGAGCAGATGGCGACCGTCCCCTACAACGTGTACATGGTGACCACCCTCGTGGGGCGGGCCGTCGGGGACCTGGGCGTGCGGCGCTTCGGGGCGGCGGCCGTGGTGCGGGCGGGGACGCTGGTGGCGGCCGCCGGGTTCGCCGTGGTGGCGGCGGCGCAGGGGGCGTGGACGGGGATGCTCGGGTTCACGCTGCTGGGGATCGGGTTGTGCGTGATCGTGCCGCAGACCTTCGCCGCCGCGGGGAGGCTGTTCCCGGGGGCCTCCGACACGGCCGTCGCGCGGCTCAACATCTTCAACTACGTCGGCTTCCTGATCGGGTCTCCGCTCGTCGGGGCGGTCGGTGACGCCTGGAGCTACCGGGGCGCGATGCTGGTGCCGATGGCGCTGGTCCTGGTGACACTCTTCCAAGCCCGCTCGTTCGGCTCCGAGGGCGCCCGATACGGTGTCCGGCATGAGCGGCGAGCCGGTGACCGGGCTGTTGATGTGGGACGAGGCGGTAACGAGGTATGA
- a CDS encoding HAD family hydrolase, with amino-acid sequence MGYDLVIFDNDGVLVDSEPLANSILAGYLTELGHPTTYEESVRDYMGAAPHRVHDLVGERTGQQLPADFDETLHARTVAAFEQELKPVPGVEEVLGALTAQGVGYCLASSGSHERIRVGHRVAGLDGWFEEEWIFSAQDVGQGKPAPDLYLHAARQMGVEPARCVVVEDSPLGIRAAAAAGMDVYAFTAMLPADRLPGATGHFGDMKQLTGLLGLEAGLGM; translated from the coding sequence ATGGGCTACGACCTCGTCATCTTCGACAACGACGGCGTGCTGGTGGACAGCGAGCCGCTCGCCAACAGCATCCTCGCCGGGTACCTGACCGAGCTGGGGCACCCGACCACCTACGAGGAGTCGGTCCGCGACTACATGGGAGCCGCCCCGCACCGGGTGCACGACCTCGTCGGCGAGCGGACCGGGCAGCAGCTGCCGGCCGACTTCGACGAGACGCTGCACGCACGGACCGTCGCCGCGTTCGAGCAGGAGCTCAAGCCCGTGCCCGGCGTGGAGGAGGTGCTGGGAGCGCTGACCGCGCAAGGCGTCGGGTACTGCCTGGCCTCCTCCGGGAGCCATGAGCGGATCCGCGTCGGGCACCGGGTGGCCGGGCTCGACGGGTGGTTCGAGGAGGAGTGGATCTTCAGTGCGCAGGACGTGGGCCAGGGGAAGCCGGCTCCCGATCTGTACCTGCACGCGGCGCGGCAGATGGGTGTGGAGCCCGCCCGCTGCGTGGTCGTCGAGGACAGTCCGCTCGGCATCCGGGCCGCCGCCGCCGCGGGCATGGACGTGTACGCGTTCACGGCGATGCTGCCCGCCGACCGGCTCCCCGGGGCCACCGGGCACTTCGGTGACATGAAGCAGCTCACCGGACTGCTCGGGCTGGAGGCCGGACTGGGTATGTGA